Below is a window of bacterium DNA.
ATTGCGTACATCTTCGGAGCGGTGCTGTCGGCAGCCGCCGGCTTCGCGGGCATGCGGATCGCGACGGCGGCCAACTCCCGGACCGCTGAGGCGGCCCGGCTCGGCGGGGTGAAGCGCGCCCTGCCGGTGGCCTTCCGCGGGGGCGCGGTCATGGGGTTCTGCGTAGCCGGACTGGGCCTGCTGGGAGTGACCATCGGCTATCTACTGTTCGTCGAGGTGCTGAGCATCAGCGACTCGGACCAGTACAACATCATCGCCGCCATCGGCCTGGGAGGGTCGTCCATCGCCCTCTTCGCCAGGGTGGGCGGCGGCATCTACACCAAGGCGGCCGACGTGGGGGCCGATCTGGTGGGGAAGGTCGAGGCAGGTATTCCCGAGGACGACCCCCGCAACCCGGCGGTGATCGCCGACAACGTCGGTGACAACGTGGGCGACGTGGCCGGCATGGGGGCCGACCTGTTCGAGTCCTACGTCGGATCGATCGTGGCCCCGATCGCCTACGCGGCCATCGTGTTCTCATCGAGGTCCTTCGCCACCGAGGCGATCATCTTCCCCCTGGCCGTGGCCGCAATCGGGATGTTCGCCGCCATCATCGGCTCCTTCTTCGTACGGGTGACCGGGGACAACCTGGCCAAGGCCCTGCACCGCGGGAACAATGTGGCGGTCGGCCTCACCGTCATCGGCGTCCTGATCCTCACCAACGTGGTGTTCGGGGGATCGGGCGGGGTGGAGAACCCCTTCGGCCTGTCCCTGGCCGTGCTGGTAGGCCTGGCAGTGGGGATCTGCGTGGGCAAGATATCGGAGATATTCACCTCCGACCATTACAAGACCGTCAAGGAGATCGCACGCCAGTCCGAGACCGGTCCGGCCACTGTGATACTGGCCGGCATATCCGAGGGGATGCGGTCCGCGGCCATCTCCGTGGTGGTGGTAGCCGCCGGGATCGCCGGCGCCTACGCCGCCGGAGACTGGGCGATCGGAGACGGCGGAGGGATCTACGGCGTGGCCATCGCCGCCATCGGCGTTCTCTCCACGCTCGGGATCACGGTGGCGGTGGACGCCTACGGTCCGATAGCCGACAACGCCGGGGGCATCGCCGAGATGGCCCACCTGCCGCCCGAGGTGCGGGAGGCCACAGACGAGCTGGACGCGCTGGGCAACACCACCGCCGCACTGGGAAAGGGCTTCGCCATCGGATCGGCGGCGGTAACGGCGCTGGCGCTGTTCGCCGCCTTCACCCAAGCCGTCGGCCTGGACGCCATCGACATCACCAACGTGGGCACGACCGTCGGCCTGTTCCTGGGCGGCATGTTCCCGTTCCTGTTCGCCGCTCTCACCATCAAGGCGGTCGGGAGAGCCGCCTTCCGGATGATCGAGGAGGTGCGGCGCCAGTTCCGCGAGATCCCCGGATTGCTGGCGGGCGATCCGAGCGCTCGGCCCGAGTACGCCCGGGCGGTGGACATCGCCACCGGTTCGGCGTTGCGGGAGATGGTGATTCCGGGCGCCCTGGCAGTGGCCCTACCGCTGGTGGTGGGCTTCATCGACGTGGAGGCTCTGGGAGGCCTGCTGGCCGGCGCTCTGGTGACCGGGTTCCTCCTGGCAATCTTCATGGCCAACGCCGGGGGTGCCTGGGACAACGCCAAGAAGCTCATCGAGAGCGGCGCCTTCGGGGGCAAGGGCTCGGAGCAGCACAAGGCGGCGGTTATCGGCGACACGGTGGGCGATCCGTTCAAGGACACTTCCGGTCCGGCGATGAACATCGTCATCAAGGTGATGACGATCGTCTCCCTGATCTTCTCCGCCGCATTCATCTGATCTGTTACCACCCAGTTCCGTCGTGAAACGGGTGCTGCTGGTCCGCCACGGGGAGTCCGAAGCCAACGCCGGCGAGATCTGGCAGGGTGCCACCTCCTCACCGTTGACCGCCAGGGGTCGCCACCAGGCCGGATTGGCCGCCGAGCGGTTGGCCGGCGGACGGTTCGATCTGGTGGAGAGCTCCGACCTCGAGCGGTCCCTTCACACCGCCGAGATAGCCGGCTTCCGGCCGCGGGTGAAGGCCGGTTGGCGGGAAGGCGACATCGGTGTCTGGGAGGGCCGGCCCGGCGAGTGGGTCGAAGCCCACTACGGCCAAGACCTGACCCGGCTGCACGGGGACTACGACCTGCGGATGGGCGAGACCGGTGAGTCACCCCGCCAGGTGTCCGAGCGGGGCTGGGAGGCGCTGGCCGGACTGTTGAGCCGTCTCGAGGAGGGGCAGACCGGCCTGGTGTTCACCCACGGCGGCCTGATCGAACTGGTGCTGTGGCGGCTGCTGGGTCTTCCGATAGGGCGCCGCCGCCTCGGGTTCCTGTCCAACACTTCCCTTTGCGAATTGGCATTCGAGGACGGGGAGGCGTGCATCCTGCGCTACAACGACGCCGCCCATCTCGGGCCGGTGTCCTTCTGGGCCGATGTCAACCGGGACGGAGGCGGCATCGTGGTCGATCTGATCCGCCACGGTGTCACGCAGGCCAATCTGGAACGGCGCGCCCAGGGGCGAGTCGACAGCGATCTGCATCCCTGGGGACGGGAGCAGGCCCGGCGGCTGGCATCATGGATCGGGAAGGTTGACGAAGTCTTCTCCTCCACGCTGCGAAGGGCGTCGGTCACGGCAGAGATTGCACTCGGGCGGCCGCCCGTGCTGGTGGACGAACGGGTCGAGATGAGCTTCGGCGAATGGGAAGGTGAGCTGTGGGAGGAACTCGAGGCGTCGGGCCGGCTCAGCGGCTATCCCCGGGACGGAAAGGACATCCGGCGGGGCGGCACCGGCGAGACCTGGAGCGAGGCCCAGGAGCGGGTGACCGCGTTCATCAGCAGCCTTGCCGGCACCTACTCGGGGCGCCGGGTAGCGGCCGCGTCACACGGCGGGGCGATCAAGGCCTATTCCACCGCGGTCCTGGGATTCGACTACGGCAAGGCCCGGTTGCTGGGTCCACTGGAGAACACGTCGGTCACCCAGGTGGCGATCGCGCCGGACGGGCACTCGACGCTGGCCACCTACAACATCACCCACCACCTCGAGGGCCTGGAGGGCTAGCTCCGGGAACTCCCTTGCAGGCACCTCTCTCAACAGTCCGCTCAGATTCCTGTGGGACCATAGGTGGCTGTGAGGGGAGCAGACGAGACCGTCGTCCTGGTGGTGGAGGACGATCCGAATATCGCCCGCCTGGTGGACGTGTACCTGCGACGGGACGGCTACCGGGTGTACAAGGCGGCGGACGGCGCCACCGGGCTCGACCGTATCAAGCAGTACCGGCCCAAGCCGGTCATCCTCGACATCGGGTTGCCCGGCGATGTCGACGGCATCCAGCTGTGCCGCGAGTTGAGGGCCACTTCCGATATCCCCATCATCATGCTCACCACCTGGGCCGTTGTCACGGTGGACGACGACGGTCCCGGTATCAGCCGCGAGGACCGGCCCCACGTGTTCGAACGCCTCCTACGTGGCCCGGCACACGCCCCGGATCGAAGAGGCCGGCTCGGGTCTGGGCCTCACCATCGTGGCCGAACTGACCGAGGTCATGGGAGGCACGGTGAGCATCACCGCCCGCCGGCCCACCGGCACCCGATTCATCGTGCAGCTCCCCGCCACGGAACATTGAGTCCATCGTGAGCAGGCGCACCAGGTTCGTCACAGGAGCAGTGGTCGCGATGTTGTGGGTGGCCATCGCCGCGGTCGGATGGTGGAGCCTGCGGACCGACGGACCGGAACCGGTAGATCTGGAGGCGGCTGTAGCTCGGCTGGAAACCGCACCCGGCGACGACAGCGGCGGCTTACCGGCCTCCGAGTCTGACGACCGTGCCTTGGGCTCCACGCCCGCCACCGGGTCCAGCGAGGACTCCGGAGTGGCACCGAGCGCCGGACCGGATGCTTCGGTCAGCACGTCGACCGCCGCGGCCGGGGACAACACCGCGTCGACGGAAGCCGGCAGCGAGACGACAGCTGTGGACACCGAGGCGGCCGGCTTGGCGGGGGTATGGACCGTAGTTACCAGCGAAGGCACCGACGGGACGACCGGAGAAGCCCCGGTCAGCCTTGCCGGATACCGGGTGGTGGAGGTGCTGGCGGGCGGTGTTGACGAGTCCACCGTGGTGGGTCGCACCGCCGACGTGGCCGGCGCCATCGAGCTGCGAGGCGGCACTCTGGTTGCCGCGACTGTGCAGGTCGAGATGGCCACTCTGCGGACCGACGACAGCCACCGTGACAGCCATGCGCGCAAAGCCCTCGACACCGAGGGGTTTCCGCTGGCCACATTCAAGCTCGCAGAGCCGGTGGAGTTGCCCGCCGGGGTGTCCGAGGGCGAGCGTTTCTCAGGATCGGTCCTGGGAGACCTCACGATCAAGGGGGTAACCAACCGCGTCGTGTTCGATCTGGAAGCTCAACTCGCCGGCGACGGCATCGTGGTCGTGGGTTCGGCTCCGGTGACCTTCAGCGACTACGGAGTGACCGCCCCGACGTCCATCGCCGTCATCTCGGTCGAGGACCACGGCATCATGGAGTTCCAACTCTTCTTTGCCCGGTGAGCATCGGCTGGTAGCCGTGCAAGTCCGCGCGACGCCGCAGCACCGACGTTCGTCTAGGCCGGTCCCGAGCGGGCCGCAAATGGCCCCCGAAAAACCGCGACCCGCACACGGTCCCCTGGATGGACGGACAAGGCCTCTCGCACAGCCTTGGGCAAGGTGGTCTGTCCTTTGGACGTAATAGTTGATTCAATCATTTATCACCACCACTTTCCGTGATAACTCCAATATCATTACATCAGTCACAACAGCAAGGATTCTCACCGAAGTCATGGGGTCTCGGTCAGCGATCCGGCGACCCTTTCCTTGATCCCCTCGGGCCGGTTCGATCCGATCGGTGTGGCGTCATCAACCGGCGTAGGTGCTTAGCGATATGCAACTCATGACTCAGGTGGGACAGCAACGTACCCGCAGCTCAGAACGCAGAAAACACTTCGAGGCCCCGGTCGGCTCGAGCGCAGCGGGCGGCTAGCGAGTCTCCCACACGATCAGCGAGGCCCAGTCGTCGACCTCGGGATCCTCCATGTAGTTCTCCAGCACCCCGCGGGCCTCGAAGCCGTTCGCGATCTGGAAGCTCAGGGTCCGGTCGTACAGTTCGCCGGCGGCCACCTTCTCCACGTACTCGGCGGCGGACATGTTGTCCTTGTGCCGGGCGTATCCGGGGATCACCCCGCCGGCGACGATGCCTCGCAGGCCGAGAGTCCGGCACACCTCCTGGCGCAGGTCGTACAGGCGGCTGCCGATCCCGCGGCGGCGGTAGCGAGGGTCCACCGCGATGTCGGTGCCGTAATACCACTCGCCGGTCGGATCGTGTCCGGCCTTGTGCTCCCCGGACATGATGTCCTTCATGCGGTGCTGGGGGCGGGACAGGTCGAAGTGGACCCTCACCCCCAAGCCCATCGCGATCGGCGTCTCGCCGTCCAGTACCACGAAGTTCCCCTCGGGGAAGACCTCGGCGAGCTCGACCAGTTCCGCGGCGTTGTAGAGGTCCGCGGGGTTCACGCTGGGAAAAGACCGGAGTTCGAGTGCCTCCAGTTGCCGGGCCCATCGGGCCTCCAGATTCATGTAGCGGAGGTCTTCGGTCACCCCCAAAATTATACTTCCGGTGGTGCCCGACTACTCGAACCTGTCGCTTTGGATGGCGACATTCGAAGGCGACCTCACGCCCCGCCCGCCCCTCGATGGCGATGCCTCGGTCGATGTGGCCATCGTGGGGGGCGGCTTCACCGGCCTCTGGACCGCCTACTACCTCACCGAGCGGGACCCGTCCCTGTCGATCCTGGTAATCGAGCGGGAGATCTGCGGCTTCGGCGCCTCCGGGCGCAACGGCGGATGGGCGGTGGGGGAACTGGCCGCCGGCTTCGGGGCCTACGCCCGTCGCTCCAGCCGGCAATCGGCGGGCCGTCTCATGGACTACGTGCATGGCTCGGTCGACGAGATCGGGCGGGTGGCGGCAACCGAGGCCATCGAATGCGGGTTCGCCAAGGGTGGGGTGATCCGGTTCGCCCGCAGCCGCGCCCAGGCGGAGCGCCAGGCGGCCGAGATCGAGAGCAACCGCGCCAACGGCATCGGCGAGGACATCATCCGCCTGCTGGAGCCGGAGGAGGTGCGGCGCTTCGCCCGGCCCACCGACCTCCACGGTGGCATCTTCTACGCGCCCTGCGCGGCGCTCGATCCGGCCCGGCTGGTAAGGGGGCTGGCCGGGGTGGTGGAGAGGCGCGGGGTCCGGATCGTGGAGCGGACCGCGGCCACAGCCATCCGGGACGGATCGGTCACCACCACCGGCGGGCGGGTCGGCGCCCGGGTGGTGATCCGGGCCACCGAGGCATACACCCGCGACCTCCCCGGGGAACGGCGGACCCTCGTGCCGCTCTACTCGTTGATGATCGCCACCGAGCCGCTGGACGCCTCGACCCTTGCCGAGATCGGGCTCGACACCCGGCCGACCTTCGCCGACGATCGCTACGCGGTGGTCTACGGGCAGCGAACCGCCGACAACCGGATCGCCTTCGGGGGGAGGGCGATCCCTTACCTGTACGGCTCCCGGATCGACCCGGCCACTGAGAGGAACCGGCGTTCCCACGACCTCATAAGAAGGGTGCTGGTGGACATCTTCCCGGCCCTCGGCGACGCGGCCATAACCCACGAGTGGGGCGGCGTGCTGGCGGCGCCCCGCAACTGGGTCCCGGCAGTGCGCTACGACTCCCGGACCGGATCGGGTACGGCCGGGGGCTACGTCGGCGAGGGGGTGGCGCCCTCCAACCTGGCGGGCCGCACCCTGGCCGATCTGATCGTCGGCGCCGATTCCGAGCTGGCCGAGCTCGCCTGGGTCGGAATCGAATCCCGTCCGTGGGAACCCGAACCGCTGCGCTGGCTGGGTATCCGGGGCACCCGGGCCGTGATGGGCTGGGCCGATCGCTTCGAGTTCGGCACCGGACGCTCCTCCCGCCTCGGCCGCCTGGCCTATGGACTGCTCCGCCGCTGAACCGCTGATCTCCCTCCAACGGAGGGGTTGTCCGTCGTACCCACGGGGGTAACGATGCCCTATAGGAGAACGGACGACAGCCGGATGGCCGTCGCCCGTCACCCCGAACTGGCGGGTATTGCCTGTGGGTACAGGACCGGGCCTGAGAAACTCGGAGCCGGGAGGAGTGCCTCCTGGTTGCGGTTCGACTCCGCTGCCCGCCGCCGTTTACCGCAACATTGGTTAGATGGTAACAGCGCTGCGTCTGGAGGACTACCCCTATACCCGACGTTCCACCCGCCTTGGGTGCCTCGCCCACAGGCTGCTCCGCCGCTGAAGCTGACGAGTCATCACCCCAGGGAACCGGAGGGGCGCCCGTCGCTCCTAGGGGGTAAGGATGCAGCCTCGGACAACGGGCGACAGCCAAACACCGTCGCCCGTCGCCGCGGCTTGGCAGGTATTGCCTGTGGTACAGGACCGGGCCTCAGATGCCCTAACGGTAACGCTGTCCAGGCCCGTTGCCTTCCCCCGTCGGGTTATTGTCCTGATCCCTGGAACGGCGGCATCTGATCCTCATGGAGTGGGAAAATGCATCACAGTGAAGCCATTGGAGCACTTGTTCGAGCATGGACCGCGTCCTCCATCGGCCGGACCGCGTGATATGAGTGGAGCCGGTCCGAACCCCACCCCGCCCATCCTTCCGGCGTGTGTGGGAGACCCAGACCTCGCCACCGGGTGAGATCGCCGATGGCTGCTTCGCAAGTCCAAGTTGAGGCAATTCTCGACATCGGGCGGCGGGCCGGGCTGGCCGCGGTGGGGGTGTGCCGGGCAGAGCCGTTCACCGAGATGGCCGAAACGTTGCACCAGCGTAAGGAAGACGGGCTCCACGGCGGGATGCAGTTCACCTACCGCAACCCGGAGCGCTCTACCGATCCGTCGCGCATCCTGCCGGGAGCCGCCTCCCTGGTGGTGGGCGCCCTCGACTTCTGGCGCTGCGAGCCGGATCACCCGGACGACGGGCTCCCGTACGGACGGGTGGCGGCCTACGCCCGGGAGGATCACTACGCCGCCCTCCGCTCCGCTCTCGATCAGGTGGCAGACGCGCTGCGCGCGGCGGGACACCGGGCGGTGGTGGTGGCCGACGGGAACAGCCTGGTCGATCGGGCGGCCGCCTACCGGGCCGCCATCGGTTGGTGGGGGAAGAGTTCCAACATCCTGGTGCCAGGAGCGGGGAGCCTGGTGGTGCTGGGCGCGGTGGTGACCGACGCCCCTCTGTGCGATACGGATCCGGCGCCGATGGCCGACGGCTGCGGGTCGTGCCGTCAGTGCCTAGACGGGTGTCCCACCGGCGCCATCATCGCTCCCGGGGTGGTAGATGCCCGCCGCTGCCTGGCCTGGCTGGTCCAGGAGTCCGGGGTCTTCCGTCCCGAGTTCCGGGTGGCGCTGGGGGACCGGATCTACGGCTGCGACGACTGTGCCGAGGTGTGCCCCCCCAACCGGGTCCGCGTCCGCCTCGACAGCCCGAGGGCGAAGAGACCGAACGAGGCCTGGGTCTCTCTGGTCGATCTGCTCGACGCCTCCGACGAAGACCTCATGGCCCGCTTCGGACGCTGGTACATCCCGCGCCGCCAGCCCCGATACCTGCGGCGCAACGCCCTGGTGGCGCTGGGCAACGTCGGGGATCCATCCGAACCCCGGGTCCGCTCCGCTGTCAGCCAGGCCCTGGCACATCCCGACCCGCTGGTGCGCGCCCACGCCGTCTGGTGCGCTCGACGCCTCGAGTTGGGCCTCACCGCTTTACAGGGCCGCGACGACCCGCTGGTCCGTGAGGAACTGGATCGCCGGGTGCCGGTTCGTGCACCCCTCGCGTAGGCCCTACCCCACCGCCTCGATGAACGCGTCGGTGTAGTTGATCTCGAAGTCGCCGGTGTCCTGTATCTCCTCCAGCGAACCCACCCCGCCCGGGATCACCGCCGGGTCGGCCACGAAGTCCAGCAACTCCTGCTCCAAGCCGTCAAGGGCCGCCTCGTTGGGCGTGGAGTAGTAGTTGTAGTTGGACAGCGCCGCACCGTTCTCCGGATCGAGAATCCAGTTGATGAAGGTGTGGGCCGTGCAGGGATTGGGGGCGTCGTGCGGGATCGCCATGTTGTCGATCCAGCGCGTTCCGCCCTCCTCCGGCACGAAGTACACGTAGCGGGACGGGTCGTCGGTCTCCAGGAACTGCGTGAACATGTCACCCGAGTAGCCATGGGCTATCGCCGTCTCGCCGGTAGTGAGCAACTCGTCGGCCTGATCCGTGTCGAAGGCCGCCACCCGGCCCCGCGCCTCGGCGACCAGCTGCTTGGCCTCCTCCAGCTCGGCGTCGTCAGTGGTGTTGAGCGAGTAGCCGAGGTACTTGAGCGCCGCGCCCAGGGTTTCCCGCGGGTCGTTCAGCAGCGAGATCCGGCCTGCGTACTGATCCGCGAAGCTCGGGTCGAAGACGATCGACCAGGACCTCGGGAAGTCGGTTCCCACCACCGCGGTGTCGACGGCCAGGCCGGTGGTTCCCCACTGGTAGGGCACCGAGTAGTCGCCGGCGGGGTCGTACACCAGATCGCTGAAGTCCGCCGAGATGTTGCCGATGTTGGGTATGGCATCCTTGTTGAGAGGTTGGATGTCCTCGCCGGCGATCAGGATGGCCACCATGTAGTCGGACGGAACGATGAGGTCGTATCCCGAGTTGCCCGCGGAGATGATCGGCTGCATGGCCTCGTTGGAGTCGTAGACATCCACGGTCATCGCGACGCCGTACTCGGCTGCGAAGGCGTCCACCAGGTCCGGATCGATGTACTCGGCCCAGTTGTACAGGTTCAGGTCACCATCCGTCTGGCCCACTTCGCAATCTGCTGCGGCAGCAGAGTCTCCGCCGTCCTCCGCACAGGCGGCCGCCAGGAGCGTCATTGCCGCCAGCACGGCGACCAGGCGACGCATCGGGGTAGGTCTCATTGCAACCTCTTTCTATGTTCTCGCTCGTGACTTCGAAGCCCGCCCCAGGCTCGCCCTCCGAATGGCGGCCGCGTCGAGACGGCTCAGGCGGATTGTATCGGCGCGCCGGAGAGAAGGTGGCGCTGATCGGTAGTTCTCGTGGTCGAGGGATGTGGTCTGCCGGTCCCCGGACAGACCACTAATCCGATCGCCTTCGCAGGCGGGCTCCCAGGCTCCGGCCCGTCTCTCCGGTCCGGAGGCGTTGGGTGGCAAGCGACAGGATCACCAGCACTATCGACGCCGCCAGCATGATGACCGAGACGGCGTTGATGAGCGGGGTGACGCCGCGGCGGATCATGCCGAACACGAACACCGGCAGGGTGGTGGAACCCGGGCCTGAGGCGAACTGGGTGACCACCACATCGTCGAGCGACAGGGTGAGGGCGAGGAGCGCACCGCCTGCTATGCCCGGCGCGATCTGCGGCAGGGTCACGTAGCGGAAGCTGCGCCACCGGTTGGCGTAGAGATCGAGGGCGGCTTCCTCCAATTGCTCGTTCATGCCCGACAGCCGGGCCCGGACCACCACCGACACGAAGCTGATGTTGAAGGCGATGTGGCTGATCGTGATGGTCGTGAATCCCTTGGTGAGGTCGAGGCCGAACAGCAACTCGGCGATGCGGATCCCTTCGGAGAAGAACAGCAGCATCATCACCGCCATGGTGACGTCGGGGATGATGATCGGCAGGTAGAGGAGGGCGTCGAACACCCGCTGCCCCCTGAAGCGGAACCGCTCCAGGGCCAGCGCGGCCAGCGTCCCCAGCACCACCGAGATCACGGTGGACAGCAGGGCCACCCGGATGGACACCCACAGGCTGTTCTGGAGCTGCGAGTGGTCGATGAACTGCTCGTACCAGGACAGGGTGAAGCCGCCCCATCGCCCCACGTTGCGGTCGTCGCTGAACGAGAACACCACCAGCAGGACGATCGGGGCGTAGAAGAAGGCGTACACCAGCCAGGCCGTTCCCGACAATGCCCAAGCAGTGACGCTGCCGGGCCGGGCCGCACCGCCCATCATGGCCGCCTCCCGCGGATCACAGGTTCCGCCCTCCCGCCCGGAAGTAGATCAGAGTGGCGGTGAGCATCACGGTCATCAGCACGAAGGACAGCGAGGCTCCCAGAGGCCAGTTTCGAGCGGTCAGGAACTGCACCACGATGTAGGAGCCCAGCATGGTGGACTTGCCGCCGCCCAGGATCTGGGGGGTGACGTAGGCGCCCAGGCTGGGTACGAACACCAGGATCGAACCGGCCAGTACCCCGGGCATCGACAGCGGCAGCAGCACCCGCCGGAAGGTCTGGGCGCCGGACGCGTACAGGTCACGGCCGGCTTCGATGAGGCTCCCGTCGATTCGCTCGATGGCTGCGTAGAGCGGCAGGACCATGAAGGGCAGGAACCCATATACCAGGCCCAAGATCACTGCCGAGTGGGTGAAGAGGATCTCCTGACGTCCCAGACCGAGCGCCTCGGTCACGGCGGCGAAGGGACCGTCCGACCCGAGAATCACCCGCCAGGCGTAGTTGCGAACCAGGAAGTTGGTCCAGAACGGGATCATCACGAACACCAGCAGGATGTTGCGAACCGTGGGCGTCCGGGTGGCGATGAAATATGAGAAGGGATAGGCCACCACCAGGCAGATGAGAGTGGTGAGCACCGCTATCCAGACAGATCGGAACAGGATGTCGCGGACGATCGGTTCGGCCAGGCGGCGGTAGGAGTCGAGGTTCCAGCCGGCCAGATCGGTCCCACCGATCGTGTTCCGGGTCGCCACCGAGTAGATCACCACTATCCCGAACGGGATGGCGAAGAACAGTACGAGGTAGACGTAGGCGGGAAGTGACAGCAGGAACCCCCGCCTGGAATCGGCTCGCGCGGCAGCCCGCTCGAACTCCGGGGTGGCCTCCGGCAACGCCGCGCCGGCGCCTCCCGGTCCGGAGGGCGGTGGGGCGGCGGTCAGAGTCACTCCACTAGTCCTGTACCACCGCTACCGAGGATGGCTCCCACGACACGGTCACCTCGTCGCCCGTGCTGACCGAGGCCCCGCCGGGCCGGTTCTCCTCCCGGACGTCGACTTGCATCCATTGGAAGGACACGCGGTAGATCAGGGCGTTACCCAGGTAGGTGACCTGCTCCACCTGGCCGTCCACGGACGTGTGGTGCGCTGGCGCCCCGCCCCGGTGGTGCAGGAAGGCCTGCTCCGGACGCAGGCTGACCGCCACCCGGCCTCCCGGTGGGATGTCCGAGGGGGCTGCAATGGTGACCCCGTTGGTGAGGGTGACCCGATCCGGTCCGGTCACCATCCCGTCCAG
It encodes the following:
- a CDS encoding ABC transporter permease produces the protein MMGGAARPGSVTAWALSGTAWLVYAFFYAPIVLLVVFSFSDDRNVGRWGGFTLSWYEQFIDHSQLQNSLWVSIRVALLSTVISVVLGTLAALALERFRFRGQRVFDALLYLPIIIPDVTMAVMMLLFFSEGIRIAELLFGLDLTKGFTTITISHIAFNISFVSVVVRARLSGMNEQLEEAALDLYANRWRSFRYVTLPQIAPGIAGGALLALTLSLDDVVVTQFASGPGSTTLPVFVFGMIRRGVTPLINAVSVIMLAASIVLVILSLATQRLRTGETGRSLGARLRRRSD
- a CDS encoding ABC transporter permease, with amino-acid sequence MTLTAAPPPSGPGGAGAALPEATPEFERAAARADSRRGFLLSLPAYVYLVLFFAIPFGIVVIYSVATRNTIGGTDLAGWNLDSYRRLAEPIVRDILFRSVWIAVLTTLICLVVAYPFSYFIATRTPTVRNILLVFVMIPFWTNFLVRNYAWRVILGSDGPFAAVTEALGLGRQEILFTHSAVILGLVYGFLPFMVLPLYAAIERIDGSLIEAGRDLYASGAQTFRRVLLPLSMPGVLAGSILVFVPSLGAYVTPQILGGGKSTMLGSYIVVQFLTARNWPLGASLSFVLMTVMLTATLIYFRAGGRNL